One genomic window of Elaeis guineensis isolate ETL-2024a chromosome 2, EG11, whole genome shotgun sequence includes the following:
- the LOC105060968 gene encoding kinesin-like protein KIN-8B gives MPSIRAPASQQTATLLVAVKCRPLTEIERQRSRHIIQVTDDKNLVILDPDLSKDYLERIQNRSKERRYSFDHVFAPGCTNADVYRNISSTIFGVIQGLNATVFAYGSTGSGKTYTMVGTRKDPGLMVLSFHTIFDLIKKDESSDIFEVSCSYLEVYNEVIYDLLEKSSGHLELREDPEHGIVVAGLRRIKVQSADKILELLNVGNNRRKTETTEANATSSRSHAVLEITVKRKQKNQYKSQILCGKLALVDLAGSERASETRSGGQKLRDGANINRSLLALANCINALGKQQKKGLAYVPYRNSKLTRILKDGLSGNSQTVMVATISPADDQYHHTVNTLKYADRAKEIKTHVHKNIGTVDTHVADYQRMIENLQVEVCHLRKELADKESQLTTKPAEKAADDELSWLNILSRETNENVQERINLQKALFELEETNIRNRIELQHLDDAIAKQEVVEKDGTVVQALRSRRQVILDNIRDNDEAGAGYKKDIEINEKHQRQLQNMIEEAISNNGNRTYLHILSQYRLLGMANTELQFEMAMRDQVIHNQREALRNLWNMLLGLGLEQKQIMDLAARQGIVIEDCTTPYANSVVTKQPPFLSHYRFSPSVAYPGLNVQPYVSTCFFQHHQGFSSMAYLGGQHDTPTVCRQEHLSSYYLLSPSYSQAGRSGMDSPWAGGRPGACFHTESVPQEACSFYSAMRAALCPCSKEQFTPASCEDYGQQLKESWAANSQDAWEVRSVAVNNSRHLHEELMRNSGTNCSVYQNSSAEIKGTGIPESRHLCSPYGTAPRAFNLSGS, from the exons ATGCCGAGCATTAGAGCTCCGGCCTCGCAACAGACTGCAACACTCTTG GTGGCGGTCAAATGCAGGCCATTGACGGAGATAGAACGCCAGCGGAGTCGTCATATTATTCAAGTAACTGATGACAAG AATTTAGTCATTTTGGACCCTGACCTGTCAAAGGACTACCTTGAACGCATTCAAAATCGGAGCAAAGAGAGAAGATACAGTTTTGATCACGTATTTGCACCTGGCTGCACAAATGCG GATGTATATAGGAATATCTCATCTACCATCTTTGGGGTCATTCAAGGTCTTAATGCAACAGTATTTGCATATGGTTCAACAGGAAG TGGGAAAACATACACGATGGTTGGGACCCGTAAAGACCCTGGACTAATGGTTCTTAGCTTTCACACAATTTTTGATCTTATCAAGAAGGATGAGAGCTCAGACATCTTTGAAGTCTCTTGTTCCTATCTTGAAGTGTACAATGAA GTTATCTATGATCTGCTTGAAAAGTCATCAGGACATTTGGAGCTTAGAGAAGATCCGGAACATGGAATAGTAGTTGCTGGTTTGAGAAGAATTAag GTCCAATCAGCAGATAAGATTCTTGAACTTTTGAATGTTGGAAATAATAGGCGCAAAACAGAAACCACTGAAGCAAATGCAACCTCGTCACG TTCGCATGCTGTACTGGAGATTACTGTGAAGAGAAAACAGAAAAACCAATATAAGAGTCAAATTCTCTGTGGAAAACTTGCATTAGTTGATCTTGCTGGCAG TGAAAGGGCTTCTGAAACACGCAGTGGAGGGCAAAAGCTTAGAGATGGAGCCAATATTAACCGTTCACTCCTTGCTTTGGCAAATTGCATCAATGCCCTTGGCAAACAACAGAAAAAGGGACTTGCATATGTTCCGTATCGCAACAG TAAGTTAACCCGCATTCTAAAGGATGGACTCAGTGGTAATTCTCAAACAGTCATGGTTGCTACAATATCACCTGCTGATGATCAATATCATCACACTGTGAATACCCTGAAATATGCGGACCGAGCTAAAGAGATCAAAACACATGTTCAT AAAAATATTGGGACTGTTGATACTCATGTGGCAGACTACCAAAGGATGATTGAAAATCTTCAG GTTGAAGTTTGTCATCTAAGAAAGGAACTAGCAGATAAGGAGTCCCAGTTGACTACAAAACCTGCTGAAAAAGCTGCAGATGATGAGCTATCATGGTTGAATATTTTAAGCCGTGAAACTAATGAAAATGTTCAGGAGCGCATTAATCTACAGAAGGCTCTCTTTGAGCTTGAGGAAACTAACATACGCAACCGCATTGAGCTCCAACATCTTGATGATGCGATTGCTAAACAGGAG GTTGTTGAGAAGGATGGAACAGTTGTACAAGCTCTAAGATCTAGAAGACAAGTTATTCTTGATAACATTCGGGATAATGATGAGGCTGGCGCTGGTTACAAGAAG GACATTGAGATAAATGAGAAGCACCAGCGCCAGCTTCAGAACATGATTGAGGAAGCCATAAGTAACAATGGCAACAGAACATATTTACATATTCTCAGTCAATACAGACTCCTA GGGATGGCAAATACTGAGCTTCAATTTGAAATGGCCATGCGGGATCAAGTTATACATAACCAAAGAGAAGCACTTAGGAACCTGTGGAACATGCTTTTGGGTTTGGGGCTTGAGCAGAAACAGATAATGGATCTGGCTGCTAGACAAGGGATAGTGATAGAAGACTGCACTACTCCCTATGCAAATTCTGTTGTCACCAAGCAGCCACCATTTTTATCTCACTACAGATTCTCACCGTCAGTTGCATACCCTGGTCTCAACGTACAACCATATGTTTCTACTTGTTTCTTCCAGCATCACCAAGGTTTCAGCTCGATGGCTTATCTTGGGGGTCAGCATGACACTCCTACAGTATGTAGACAGGAACATCTCAGCTCTTATTACTTGCTGTCTCCCAGTTATTCTCAAGCTGGACGTTCTGGGATGGACAGTCCATGGGCAGGTGGAAGACCAGGTGCATGCTTTCATACTGAAAGCGTTCCGCAAGAAGCATGCAGCTTCTACTCGGCGATGAGAGCGGCGCTGTGTCCATGCAGTAAGGAGCAATTCACACCGGCTTCCTGTGAAGACTATGGTCAGCAGCTGAAG GAATCATGGGCTGCAAACAGCCAAGACGCGTGGGAAGTTCGTTCTGTTGCGGTCAACAACAGCAGGCACTTGCACGAAGAATTAATGAGGAACAGTGGGACAAACTGTAGTGTATATCAGAACTCTTCTGCCGAGATCAAAGGCACTGGTATTCCTGAATCTCGTCATCTTTGTTCACCCTATGGAACTGCACCAAGGGCTTTCAATCTGTCTGGGTCATGA